From Felis catus isolate Fca126 chromosome B4, F.catus_Fca126_mat1.0, whole genome shotgun sequence:
AATGGGATGGGGATGTGAGAGTTATAATGAAGGAGAAACCCTATATAAGCTGTTAACAGAGTTCAAAGGGGTAGGGATTACCCCTGTTCCACATCTCTTAAAGGTGCTCACTTTCCCAGTTTCTTCATCCGTTCATCAATGTTGGCAAAATTCCCCTCAACCGTGGACAGGTTTTCACGCATGGTGGTCTGCACCTAGAAAATAACAGAGACGTTTTACTCTTTGTCAGGTCCAGGTGCTCACCTGGATGAGGACCTGGAGAAGTTCTCTTAGAGAAGACAAAAGACACCTGGAAGCCTAGCTGACGGGCCCTGGAGCAGGGAGGTTAGAGCAGCAGTTTTTAAATACCCCTGGAGTCCGATGGACCCAGCTTAGGATCTGCCACGCAGGCAGGACTCAAGCAGTACCATTCTTTGATCTGTTTCACGTGATGAGGGACATGTAAGATTTTGTTGAAGTGAGGGTTTTTATGGACTCAAAACTTAAGGAAACTGCCGTGTACAGGAAGGACATACTGTActtgatatattttttcatttatcttgacgGTCCTATTGTGTTGGGCTTCTCAGCTTTAATTCTGCCCTCAGCACTGAAAACAGTGCCTTCCAAGAGAAACTGAggactatgtgctgggcactggtaAGAATGAAGAACGTGAGGCTCTGCCCAGTGTCAGAGAAGAGGTGGCAGAACTAGGCTGGAGCATGGCTGTTGACTTCAAAGTCCATGTTCCTCCCGATGTGCCGTGCTCTGGATACAGGAGCATTTGGATGAGGACGGGGTAGGTGTTACAGGAAAAACTGAAGTTCACTGGACTCCTAACAATTCACCCGTTGGTGTTTCACCTAATCCGCACAACCCTGAGGTAGGTATAGTTTTCCCGATGGTGAGATGGAAGATCCCAGGTGAAGCAGTTGTCAAAGGTCCCATGACCACTGAAACACAGTAGACAGAGCAAACTCCTGCCGCAATAACGTGCTACGATATGGGCCAAGGCAGAACCCACTAGTCTGTGCTAGCGAAGGGAGGCTGCAGACTAATAGAGGGGCACACACCTGGGTCAAGAGGGTGGTGTTGTCCTTGAGGGAACTAGCAATCATCTGCTGTGTGGTGTCCAAGTGTGTTAGGAGCTGACCAAACTGCATGGCTGCAAGAGAAGGTAAGAAAGAGACGGGTGAGGTTAGAATCCAAGacaagagggaaggaaacaaagactgCCCACTTTCCACTTCGTAGTTCCCCTGGCCGCCGGCCTCCCACCTTGCTCATGCAGCTGCTTGATGGTGACAAGTCTCTGCACCAGCTCTGGAAGGGTGGAAGCGATGGGGCTCCAGCGCTGTATGGTTTCATATAGCTGAtgcacctgggggtgggggggacatgaCAGGGCCCAGAGGGGGTGGCTGAGCGAAGTACACACGGGTCATTTCGGTAGGGTGGGACAGGACTGAAACACTGCCCTGACTTTCTCAGCTGATCAGAGCTTATCAAGACAGCACCTGGGATTCAATGCTCCCACGCTCTGGCAGGACCACCAGAAGGACTCCGAGAACACGAGGGAACaggaaaggatataaaaatgaggGAAAGGGCTCTTCCTGACCTTGCTTTGTGTATCTGCATCCTCTACAGAAGCTTTATGCTTGGCAATCTCATTCACCTTTCCCAGGACACTCTGAAAACACAGACTTAAGGTTGACAGGGCACCCAGGGCTTCCAAAGTCCCAAGATACCTGTAATCCAGTTTGCCCTCCACTTAGTACCTGTAGCCGAGCCTCCACTTGGTCCAAAACTGCAAGGTCCAGGGCGTTCACCTTTGCTTGCAACAGCTCTACagtctcctgggggtgggggttgggacaAACTTCACGAGAGAGAAAGGATCAGACTAGAAGAGCCCACCCCCATTCCACTGAAGGGAATTAAGTATAGAGCTACACACCCAAACACAGTTCTCCAAGCAAACCCGATCCCAGTATCACCTCTGTAATCCTAACACTGGTTCCTTTTACACTCACCATAAGAGAGGCTCCCTGTAGACCTGCTGAAAGGGGATTCTAGttgggaaaaggaggaaagaaatcagTGGTTCTTGTATCTCCACATGATTATTACCTTCTCCCATCCTTTCTGGTTCTAGCTGGCAACCCACTGGCTGGTCCGATAACTGAAGCCCTTCCCACTCTTTCCAGGGTTCTGTGGAATGCTGTGGACATTAGGAAGAAGGGTGCGGGATCCAAGGGTCAGACTAAGTAGAGGAGAGCACCTGACCTGAGCATCCTGGTCACAGCGGACGGTCGCTTCCAGCTCTGTCAGGCGCTTCTCAAGTTCTGCAAcctagagaggagaaaggaggtgcGATTCGCCACCCGCCTCCCTGCTGCTGCAGCGGGCGCTAAGATCCTGCTCTTCTCTGCTTGTCCACTTGccattcccctctctcctcctctctactCTGCCCAGGGACTCCTTTCTCTGGAACACATCCCTAGTCACAATCTTAAAATCTTAACTGAAAGTAGATGGGTGAGGGAAACCTGGAACAAGACATCAAGAGGAATCAGAAGCATTCCCAGCACCCTCTCCTCAGATCCGATCCcttggagggaggcaggaaagtcTTTAGGGCCACCTCACCCTGTCCCCCCAACCACCTTACGCCCATACTTACTTTGGCAGCTTGAGAGAATTTGTCCTGTTTGGGCCGAGAATGTAGTTCGTAAGTGACAAGGCTACTATCTGCAGGGGTCCCACTGGTGGTCTTTCCCCCTGAACCAGCtcctttgctgttttttgttGCTTCCAGCTGCAGCAGTAGGCGCCTGGGCCAGGAGACCAAGTAATAAGATCAAGTCTTGAAGCATGTGGGCCAGCCCCGTCACTGTCATTTCTGCCTCATGTTCAGTATTCAGGAAAAACTGGGCTACCTCTCCCCTTAGTATCCTGGCCAGCACCTGGCTGAGTCCCCCTGTGCCCCAATCAGCAACGATTTCCCAACCACGCAGGGCACCCACTTAGCCAGAGCTCCATCGGGGTCAGTGAGGTTGATCGCCGCATCTGGTCCCAGCAGCTTCTCTAGGTGGGAAGCAACGAGCTGCTGCTTCAGGGCTGCTAGCTGTTTCGCCAGTACCACGGGGGTCAGCTTCTCTTCAGTGGCCGCCTCCTTCACCGTTGTCTGGTGTGAAGTAGACAATGAGGGGTGGCAAGTGTGAATCAAGACCAAAAAAAAGAGGATCAAGACCCTTAAAAATCGCtgtggctaggggcgcctgggtggctcagttggttaagcgtccgattgttgatttcggctcaggtggtgatctcacagtttcatgagtttgagccccacatcaggctctgtgctgaccttgggagcatgcttgggattctccctctctctctgtccctcccctattcattctctctccctctctctctctctcaaaataaataaataaacttaaaaaaaacagcagtGGCTGGAAGTCACTGGATGGTTCTTACCCATCTATGGCATTGAACGTAGATTTATGTATATTCCTAAATCTAGGAACCTCAGCTCCCTTAGCCAGGAGCTTAGGGAATGTTTCTCCTCCTGCTGTGAGGTCCTCCTCTGCGACATAAGtcagagcagagaggggagaagagagtttAGTTACCTTGATTTTCTCAACTTCAGTTGTCAGCTCTTGGACCTCATGCAGTAGTCGCTGGTACTTTTGCTGTGGGGTCTCCTTCACTCCCAGACCCTCTCCAAGCTAGAGAGCAAGCACAGACAGGGAAGTTACACCTCTTAATACAGGGAGCTTCAAGAATTtatccaaggggcgcctgggtggctcagtcggttgagcgtccgacttcggctcaggtcatgatctcatggcccgtgggttcaagccccgcattgggctctgtgctggcagctcagagcctggagcctgcttcagattctgtgtctccatctctctctgaccctccccagctcatgctctctctgtctctcaaaaataaataaacattaaaataaaaaaaaagagagaaaagaatttatCCAAACCCTGGGCCCAAGTTATAAGGGTATCCTATCCACCTCAGAATTCACAACAGTCTCGTACAGAAAAACTGGAGGTAGCTAGAGGCCTGGAGACTCTCCAGAGCAAACAGCAGGGGGACTAAGCATCCCGACTGTATCCTGCTGGGTTCCTCAGGACCCCTAATGAGAGAAAAACTCAGAAGCCTGACTGTATCCTTTGGTTTCTCTCCTAAACAGGATCACTGTACcatccccaccaacacacacacaacaaaccaTCTCATATTCTCCAGATTCATATCCTGTTCTCTTGGTTTTTCCAATACGATCTGAGAAATCTGCCAAGAAAAGAAGATAGAATTGAGGGCCTGATCTAGGCCCAAGGCAGTCATGGGCTCAAGTGACTTGACTGTCAGGGCTACCATGAGAGATCTCCATGAACGACCCTTTCCCCAAAGCAAAAGTCACCACCACCTGAGGATAGGCCTCCCCCCCAACCAATTTCCAGCCTGGTCTCACCAAGTCCCTTTGTCCCCACTCTCTTGTCTTTGAACTTGTCATAGGCAGCATTGGGATTGACAATGATGTGCTCCACACTTGTGCTCGTCAGCTCCTCCTGCAGGAATAGGTAGTTTAGGCCAAGGGCAGATTCATTCTCCCCCCAGACTTCCCTGACCCCACAAAATCCCCAAACCATTAGAGGAGACTGGGCCCTACTTTCccaagggaagagaagggcagTTCCACTCCAAGCTGCTGAGCTAGGCTCAGCCTAGGAAACGGAAGCTTCCCGGTAAATTTAGTCTCAGTTGTATAAATATTAACACCCTGATTCAAGTGGGAACAGAG
This genomic window contains:
- the DCTN2 gene encoding dynactin subunit 2 isoform X3; translated protein: MADPKYADLPGIARNEPDVYETSDLPEDDQAEFDAEELTSTSVEHIIVNPNAAYDKFKDKRVGTKGLDFSDRIGKTKRTGYESGEYEMLGEGLGVKETPQQKYQRLLHEVQELTTEVEKIKTTVKEAATEEKLTPVVLAKQLAALKQQLVASHLEKLLGPDAAINLTDPDGALAKRLLLQLEATKNSKGAGSGGKTTSGTPADSSLVTYELHSRPKQDKFSQAAKVAELEKRLTELEATVRCDQDAQNPLSAGLQGASLMETVELLQAKVNALDLAVLDQVEARLQSVLGKVNEIAKHKASVEDADTQSKVHQLYETIQRWSPIASTLPELVQRLVTIKQLHEQAMQFGQLLTHLDTTQQMIASSLKDNTTLLTQVQTTMRENLSTVEGNFANIDERMKKLGK
- the DCTN2 gene encoding dynactin subunit 2 isoform X1, producing MADPKYADLPGIARNEPDVYETSDLPEDDQAEFDAFAQELEELTSTSVEHIIVNPNAAYDKFKDKRVGTKGLDFSDRIGKTKRTGYESGEYEMLGEGLGVKETPQQKYQRLLHEVQELTTEVEKIKTTVKEAATEEKLTPVVLAKQLAALKQQLVASHLEKLLGPDAAINLTDPDGALAKRLLLQLEATKNSKGAGSGGKTTSGTPADSSLVTYELHSRPKQDKFSQAAKVAELEKRLTELEATVRCDQDAQNPLSAGLQGASLMETVELLQAKVNALDLAVLDQVEARLQSVLGKVNEIAKHKASVEDADTQSKVHQLYETIQRWSPIASTLPELVQRLVTIKQLHEQAMQFGQLLTHLDTTQQMIASSLKDNTTLLTQVQTTMRENLSTVEGNFANIDERMKKLGK
- the DCTN2 gene encoding dynactin subunit 2 isoform X2 produces the protein MADPKYADLPGIARNEPDVYETSDLPEDDQAEFDAELEELTSTSVEHIIVNPNAAYDKFKDKRVGTKGLDFSDRIGKTKRTGYESGEYEMLGEGLGVKETPQQKYQRLLHEVQELTTEVEKIKTTVKEAATEEKLTPVVLAKQLAALKQQLVASHLEKLLGPDAAINLTDPDGALAKRLLLQLEATKNSKGAGSGGKTTSGTPADSSLVTYELHSRPKQDKFSQAAKVAELEKRLTELEATVRCDQDAQNPLSAGLQGASLMETVELLQAKVNALDLAVLDQVEARLQSVLGKVNEIAKHKASVEDADTQSKVHQLYETIQRWSPIASTLPELVQRLVTIKQLHEQAMQFGQLLTHLDTTQQMIASSLKDNTTLLTQVQTTMRENLSTVEGNFANIDERMKKLGK